A genome region from Hevea brasiliensis isolate MT/VB/25A 57/8 chromosome 7, ASM3005281v1, whole genome shotgun sequence includes the following:
- the LOC110669885 gene encoding DNA repair protein RAD16 isoform X1, protein MELRSRKRIPKPSMNDNEQGERDCSSEADGNNSPHGCGSDVELYVLSSHSDDSSSSDECEMIQDVEITRKKQKANTKIVVDIDDQEGSFLDFMSSSNLHISNNPEPSTKISMTEIEFNNEQQPAQPPRAARVKFIVEKGKRAYRSRRKRDKNRSGPPLMWEVWEEEHDKWIDEHLAEDVDLDHQHGIVNETAEPPSELIMPLLRYQKEWLAWALKQEESETKGGILADEMGMGKTIQAISLVLAKREILWKTQESFGATLLPGSSVDLSGIKPTLVVCPVVAVSQWVSEIDRFTTKGSTKVLVYHGANREKSFKKFSGYDFVVTTYSTVEAEFRKYMMPPKKKCAYCGKSFHENKLVIHLRYFCGPDAIRTAKQSKQDRKKPKTVPSASMQKTESGKDKNRGFQDDVMKGAWKKKRKQHFVDDDIEDMENSEVEQALRKEKSLLHSVKWDRIILDEAHYVKDRRSNTAKAIFALESLYKWALSGTPLQNRVGELYSLVRFLRIVPYSYYLCKDCDCRTLDYRSSAQCLSCPHSSVRHFCWWNKYISNPIQAYGPHDIGKRAMILLKQKVLRNIVLRRTKKGRAADLALPPRMVMLRRDTLDVKEEDYYQSSYNESQAQFNTYVRAGTVMNNYAHIFDLLTRLRQAVDHPYLVEYSKTAVQKEGKLVDAHNGEQDCGICHDPVEDPVVTACLHVFCKACLLDFSASLGQVSCPTCSKLLTVDLTANSGGGDQIAKTTIKGFKSSSILNRIQLNDFQTSTKIEALREEIRFMVERDGSAKGIVFSQFTSFLDLISYSLHKSGVNCVQLVGSMSLPARDAAIKKFTEDPDCKIFLMSLKAGGIALNLTVASHVFLMDPWWNPAVERQAQDRIHRIGQYKPIRIVRFIIENTIEERILQLQEKKELVFEGTVGGSSEALGKLTEADLRFLFVT, encoded by the exons ATGGAGCTTCGTTCTCGTAAAAGAATCCCCAAACCCTCGATGAATG ACAATGAGCAAGGGGAACGTGATTGCTCTAGTGAAGCTGATGGCAATAATTCACCGCATGGCTGTGGCTCTGATGTTGAATTGTACGTGCTGTCTTCGCATTCTGATGATAGCAGCTCAAGTGATGAAT GTGAAATGATTCAAGATGTAGAGATTACACGCAAAAAACAAAAAGCAAATACTAAAATTGTTGTTGACATAGATGATCAGGAAGGTAGTTTTCTGGATTTTATGAGTTCTAGTAATCTTCATATTTCTAATAATCCGGAGCCTTCTACTAAAATAAGTATGACAGAAATTGAGTTTAATAATGAACAACAACCAGCTCAACCACCAAGAGCAGCTCGAGTTAAATTTATTGTAGAGAAAGGGAAGAGAGCATATAGGTCAAGAAGGAAGCGGGATAAAAATAGGTCAGGGCCACCGTTGATGTGGGAAGTTTGGGAAGAAGAACATGATAAATGGATTGATGAACACTTAGCCGAAGACGTTGATTTGGATCATCAACATGGTATTGTGAATGAAACGGCTGAACCACCATCAGAGTTGATTATGCCTTTGTTACGATACCAAAAGGAATGGTTGGCCTGGGCTTTGAAGCAGGAAGAGTCAGAGACCAAGGGGGGAATTCTTGCTGATGAGATGGGAATGGGTAAGACCATTCAAGCAATTTCCTTGGTCCTTGCCAAACGAGAAATTCTCTGGAAAACCCAGGAATCCTTTGGAGCCACACTTTTACCAGGTTCATCTGTTGATTTGAGTGGAATCAAACCCACCCTTGTAGTCTGTCCTGTTGTAGCAGTGAGTCAGTGGGTAAGTGAGATTGATCGATTTACTACAAAAGGAAGCACCAAGGTGCTGGTTTATCATGGAGCCAATAGAGAGAAGAGTTTTAAAAAGTTCtctggttatgattttgttgtaaCAACCTATAGTACTGTTGAGGCTGAATTCAGAAAATACATGATGCCGCCTAAGAAAAAGTGTGCCTACTGTGGAAAGTCATTCCATGAAAACAAACTTGTTATTCACCTGAGATATTTTTGTGGTCCTGATGCCATTAGAACTGCAAAGCAGTCTAAGCAAGACAGGAAGAAGCCCAAAACGGTACCATCAGCTTCTATGCAGAAAACAGAATCTGGTAAAGACAAAAATCGTGGATTTCAGGATGATGTGATGAAGGGAGCttggaagaagaaaaggaaacagCATTTTGTAGATGATGATATTGAGGATATGGAGAACTCGGAAGTTGAACAAGCCTTGCGGAAAGAGAAATCACTTCTGCACTCGGTGAAGTGGGATCGCATTATTTTGGATGAG GCTCATTATGTGAAAGATAGGCGTAGTAATACTGCAAAAGCCATTTTTGCTTTAGAATCTTTATATAAATGGGCTCTAAGTGGCACTCCCCTTCAAAATCGTGTTGGAGAACTTTATTCTCTG GTACGCTTCCTGCGAATAGTCCCATACTCATATTACTTGTGCAAGGATTGTGATTGTCGAACCCTTGATTATAG GTCATCAGCACAATGCTTAAGCTGCCCCCACAGTTCTGTGAGACATTTTTGTTGGTGGAATAAA TACATTTCTAATCCGATACAAGCATATGGACCTCATGACATTGGAAAAAGAGCTATGATATTGCTGAAACAAAAAGTTTTGAGAAACATAGTGCTTAGACGTACCAAAAAGGGCAGAGCTGCTGACCTTGCTCTTCCTCCTAGGATG GTTATGTTGAGGCGTGATACTCTGGATGTTAAAGAAGAAGATTATTATCAGTCATCATACAATGAAAGCCAGGCACAATTTAATAC ATATGTTAGGGCTGGAACTGTGATGAATAACTATGCACACATATTTGACCTTCTAACTCGTTTGCGGCAG GCAGTTGATCATCCTTACCTTGTGGAATATTCTAAAACTGCGGTACAAAAAGAAGGAAAACTGGTTGATGCTCATAATGGTGAGCAAGACTGTGGCATTTGCCATGATCCTGTTGAAGATCCTGTT GTCACTGCCTGTCTCCACGTCTTCTGTAAGGCTTGTCTGCTTGATTTCTCTGCTTCCTTGGGACAAGTCTCCTGCCCTACCTGTTCTAAATTACTTACTGTTGATTTGACTGCAAATTCTGGTGGTGGAGATCAGATTGCTAAGACAACCATTAAGGGTTTTAAATCCTCTAGTATTCTCAACAGAATACAGCTAAATGATTTTCAGACAAGCACAAAGATAGAAGCTTTG AGGGAAGAAATTAGATTTATGGTTGAAAGGGATGGTTCTGCAAAAGGAATTGTTTTCAGCCAGTTTACTTCATTCTTGGATCTCATAAGCTACTCCCTACATAAG TCTGGTGTAAATTGCGTTCAATTGGTGGGAAGCATGTCTTTGCCTGCAAGAGATGCTGCTATCAAGAAATTTACTGAGGATCCAGATTGCAAGATATTCTTAATGAGTTTGAAAGCTGGAGGCATTGCTCTAAATCTGACAGTAGCATCACAT GTTTTCTTGATGGATCCTTGGTGGAACCCAGCTGTGGAGCGGCAAGCTCAAGATAGAATTCATAGGATAGGGCAATACAAACCAATCAG AATTGTGAGATTTATTATTGAGAACACCATTGAGGAGAGGATTTTACAGCTGCAAGAAAAAAAGGAGCTAGTGTTTGAAGG GACTGTTGGTGGCTCGTCAGAAGCCCTGGGAAAATTAACAGAGGCAGATCTGCGGTTTTTATTCGTCACTTGA
- the LOC110669885 gene encoding DNA repair protein RAD16 isoform X2, producing the protein MELRSRKRIPKPSMNDNEQGERDCSSEADGNNSPHGCGSDVELYVLSSHSDDSSSSDECEMIQDVEITRKKQKANTKIVVDIDDQEGSFLDFMSSSNLHISNNPEPSTKISMTEIEFNNEQQPAQPPRAARVKFIVEKGKRAYRSRRKRDKNRSGPPLMWEVWEEEHDKWIDEHLAEDVDLDHQHGIVNETAEPPSELIMPLLRYQKEWLAWALKQEESETKGGILADEMGMGKTIQAISLVLAKREILWKTQESFGATLLPGSSVDLSGIKPTLVVCPVVAVSQWVSEIDRFTTKGSTKVLVYHGANREKSFKKFSGYDFVVTTYSTVEAEFRKYMMPPKKKCAYCGKSFHENKLVIHLRYFCGPDAIRTAKQSKQDRKKPKTVPSASMQKTESGKDKNRGFQDDVMKGAWKKKRKQHFVDDDIEDMENSEVEQALRKEKSLLHSVKWDRIILDEAHYVKDRRSNTAKAIFALESLYKWALSGTPLQNRVGELYSLVRFLRIVPYSYYLCKDCDCRTLDYRSSAQCLSCPHSSVRHFCWWNKVMLRRDTLDVKEEDYYQSSYNESQAQFNTYVRAGTVMNNYAHIFDLLTRLRQAVDHPYLVEYSKTAVQKEGKLVDAHNGEQDCGICHDPVEDPVVTACLHVFCKACLLDFSASLGQVSCPTCSKLLTVDLTANSGGGDQIAKTTIKGFKSSSILNRIQLNDFQTSTKIEALREEIRFMVERDGSAKGIVFSQFTSFLDLISYSLHKSGVNCVQLVGSMSLPARDAAIKKFTEDPDCKIFLMSLKAGGIALNLTVASHVFLMDPWWNPAVERQAQDRIHRIGQYKPIRIVRFIIENTIEERILQLQEKKELVFEGTVGGSSEALGKLTEADLRFLFVT; encoded by the exons ATGGAGCTTCGTTCTCGTAAAAGAATCCCCAAACCCTCGATGAATG ACAATGAGCAAGGGGAACGTGATTGCTCTAGTGAAGCTGATGGCAATAATTCACCGCATGGCTGTGGCTCTGATGTTGAATTGTACGTGCTGTCTTCGCATTCTGATGATAGCAGCTCAAGTGATGAAT GTGAAATGATTCAAGATGTAGAGATTACACGCAAAAAACAAAAAGCAAATACTAAAATTGTTGTTGACATAGATGATCAGGAAGGTAGTTTTCTGGATTTTATGAGTTCTAGTAATCTTCATATTTCTAATAATCCGGAGCCTTCTACTAAAATAAGTATGACAGAAATTGAGTTTAATAATGAACAACAACCAGCTCAACCACCAAGAGCAGCTCGAGTTAAATTTATTGTAGAGAAAGGGAAGAGAGCATATAGGTCAAGAAGGAAGCGGGATAAAAATAGGTCAGGGCCACCGTTGATGTGGGAAGTTTGGGAAGAAGAACATGATAAATGGATTGATGAACACTTAGCCGAAGACGTTGATTTGGATCATCAACATGGTATTGTGAATGAAACGGCTGAACCACCATCAGAGTTGATTATGCCTTTGTTACGATACCAAAAGGAATGGTTGGCCTGGGCTTTGAAGCAGGAAGAGTCAGAGACCAAGGGGGGAATTCTTGCTGATGAGATGGGAATGGGTAAGACCATTCAAGCAATTTCCTTGGTCCTTGCCAAACGAGAAATTCTCTGGAAAACCCAGGAATCCTTTGGAGCCACACTTTTACCAGGTTCATCTGTTGATTTGAGTGGAATCAAACCCACCCTTGTAGTCTGTCCTGTTGTAGCAGTGAGTCAGTGGGTAAGTGAGATTGATCGATTTACTACAAAAGGAAGCACCAAGGTGCTGGTTTATCATGGAGCCAATAGAGAGAAGAGTTTTAAAAAGTTCtctggttatgattttgttgtaaCAACCTATAGTACTGTTGAGGCTGAATTCAGAAAATACATGATGCCGCCTAAGAAAAAGTGTGCCTACTGTGGAAAGTCATTCCATGAAAACAAACTTGTTATTCACCTGAGATATTTTTGTGGTCCTGATGCCATTAGAACTGCAAAGCAGTCTAAGCAAGACAGGAAGAAGCCCAAAACGGTACCATCAGCTTCTATGCAGAAAACAGAATCTGGTAAAGACAAAAATCGTGGATTTCAGGATGATGTGATGAAGGGAGCttggaagaagaaaaggaaacagCATTTTGTAGATGATGATATTGAGGATATGGAGAACTCGGAAGTTGAACAAGCCTTGCGGAAAGAGAAATCACTTCTGCACTCGGTGAAGTGGGATCGCATTATTTTGGATGAG GCTCATTATGTGAAAGATAGGCGTAGTAATACTGCAAAAGCCATTTTTGCTTTAGAATCTTTATATAAATGGGCTCTAAGTGGCACTCCCCTTCAAAATCGTGTTGGAGAACTTTATTCTCTG GTACGCTTCCTGCGAATAGTCCCATACTCATATTACTTGTGCAAGGATTGTGATTGTCGAACCCTTGATTATAG GTCATCAGCACAATGCTTAAGCTGCCCCCACAGTTCTGTGAGACATTTTTGTTGGTGGAATAAA GTTATGTTGAGGCGTGATACTCTGGATGTTAAAGAAGAAGATTATTATCAGTCATCATACAATGAAAGCCAGGCACAATTTAATAC ATATGTTAGGGCTGGAACTGTGATGAATAACTATGCACACATATTTGACCTTCTAACTCGTTTGCGGCAG GCAGTTGATCATCCTTACCTTGTGGAATATTCTAAAACTGCGGTACAAAAAGAAGGAAAACTGGTTGATGCTCATAATGGTGAGCAAGACTGTGGCATTTGCCATGATCCTGTTGAAGATCCTGTT GTCACTGCCTGTCTCCACGTCTTCTGTAAGGCTTGTCTGCTTGATTTCTCTGCTTCCTTGGGACAAGTCTCCTGCCCTACCTGTTCTAAATTACTTACTGTTGATTTGACTGCAAATTCTGGTGGTGGAGATCAGATTGCTAAGACAACCATTAAGGGTTTTAAATCCTCTAGTATTCTCAACAGAATACAGCTAAATGATTTTCAGACAAGCACAAAGATAGAAGCTTTG AGGGAAGAAATTAGATTTATGGTTGAAAGGGATGGTTCTGCAAAAGGAATTGTTTTCAGCCAGTTTACTTCATTCTTGGATCTCATAAGCTACTCCCTACATAAG TCTGGTGTAAATTGCGTTCAATTGGTGGGAAGCATGTCTTTGCCTGCAAGAGATGCTGCTATCAAGAAATTTACTGAGGATCCAGATTGCAAGATATTCTTAATGAGTTTGAAAGCTGGAGGCATTGCTCTAAATCTGACAGTAGCATCACAT GTTTTCTTGATGGATCCTTGGTGGAACCCAGCTGTGGAGCGGCAAGCTCAAGATAGAATTCATAGGATAGGGCAATACAAACCAATCAG AATTGTGAGATTTATTATTGAGAACACCATTGAGGAGAGGATTTTACAGCTGCAAGAAAAAAAGGAGCTAGTGTTTGAAGG GACTGTTGGTGGCTCGTCAGAAGCCCTGGGAAAATTAACAGAGGCAGATCTGCGGTTTTTATTCGTCACTTGA